From the genome of Glycine max cultivar Williams 82 chromosome 2, Glycine_max_v4.0, whole genome shotgun sequence, one region includes:
- the LOC113000472 gene encoding uncharacterized protein: MTWEVFKRVFLEKYFPEDVRNKKEMEFLEFKQGNMTVAEYTAKFEELQAVNYHGVRQFPLLVKMCWIWDEDSRDRVTYYRSTTPMKNKKNGPQHRGKPYSTPPKQHGNHPNNQRTVAIGFAGGIDKGSTYFNYRQNRHIQRDCPYPKKEQNGRGLNDQTGHLKATGRVFTLNGVEALKSKDLIQETKVSMDDLPIVREFPEVFPKDISGLPPER, translated from the exons ATGACCTGGGAAGTCTTCAAGAGGGTATTTCTGGAGAAATACTTTCCTGAGGATGTTAGGAACAAGAAGGAGATGGAGTTCTTGGAGTTCAAGCAAGGGAACATGACTGTGGCTGAATATACAGCCAAGTTTGAAGAGTTG CAAGCTGTGAATTACCATGGTGTTCGTCAGTTTCCACTCTTGGTTAAAATGTGTTGGATTTGGGATGAAGACTCCCGAGACAGGGTGACCTATTATAGGAGTACAACCCcaatgaagaacaaaaagaatggaCCTCAACATCGGGGAAAACCATACTCGACCCCTCCTAAGCAACATGGTAACCACCCCAACAATCAGAGGACTGTTGCTATAGGGTTTGCTGGTGGTATTG ATAAAGGCTCAACCTATTTCAACTATAGACAAAATAGGCATATTCAGAGAGATTGCCCATATCCCAAGAAGGAGCAGAATGGTAGGGGCCTGAATGACCAAACTGGACATCTGAAGGCCACGGGAAGAGTCTTTACCCTTAATGGTGTCGAAGCTTTGAAATCCAAAGATCTAATCCAAG AGACAAAGGTTTCCATGGATGACCTCCCTATTGTCAGAGAGTTTCCTGAAGTGTTCCCTAAGGATATATCTGGTTTACCACCCGAGAGATAG